One window of Bacillus sp. THAF10 genomic DNA carries:
- the rpsD gene encoding 30S ribosomal protein S4 — protein sequence MARYTGPSWKLSRRLGISLSGTGKELEKRPYAPGQHGPNQRKKISEYGLQLQEKQKLRHMYGVNERQFRSLFDAAGKMQGKHGENFMILLESRLDNVVYRLGLARTRRGARQLVNHGHITVDGSRVDIPSFRVKPGQVIGLREKSRNLSSVKESVEVNNFVPEYLTFSADALEGTFTRLPERSELAAEINEALIVEFYSR from the coding sequence ATGGCTCGCTATACAGGTCCAAGTTGGAAACTTTCTCGCCGTTTAGGCATTTCTTTAAGCGGTACTGGTAAAGAGTTGGAAAAGCGTCCTTACGCTCCTGGACAACACGGTCCAAACCAACGCAAAAAAATCTCTGAGTACGGCTTACAATTACAGGAGAAACAAAAATTACGTCACATGTACGGCGTAAACGAGCGTCAATTCCGCAGTCTTTTCGATGCTGCTGGTAAAATGCAAGGTAAGCACGGTGAAAACTTCATGATTCTTTTAGAATCTCGTTTAGACAACGTTGTTTACCGTTTAGGTCTTGCTCGCACTCGTCGTGGAGCTCGTCAATTAGTTAACCACGGTCACATCACGGTTGATGGATCTCGCGTAGATATCCCATCTTTCCGCGTTAAACCTGGTCAAGTAATCGGCCTTCGCGAAAAATCTCGCAACCTAAGCTCTGTTAAGGAATCTGTAGAAGTAAACAACTTCGTACCAGAATACCTAACGTTCAGTGCTGACGCTTTAGAAGGTACGTTCACTCGTCTACCTGAGCGCTCTGAATTAGCTGCTGAAATTAATGAAGCACTAATCGTTGAGTTCTACTCTCGTTAA
- the megL gene encoding methionine gamma-lyase, with the protein MEKQSKQQFETEVIHHGYDGTLYQGSLAPPIFQTSTFSFQTAQQGENRFAGEEEGYIYSRLGNPTVKMLEDRIAALENADAGLAFGSGMAAVSAVLIGLTKSNDHILCSQGIYGCTFGLLQLMKKKYDVSHSFCTMQTEEELREAIRPETTCIYVETPINPTMALIDLEMVVSIAKEHNIKVVVDNTFCSPYLQKPIDLGCDLVIHSATKYIGGHGDVIAGLIAGDQETISEIAMTTLKDIGGVMSPFDAWLLIRGLKTLHVRLDRHCDNAEYMFEQLKAHEAVEKVFYPGDTSSNSFMIAKKQMKRGGGLISFTVKGGKEEAQRILNELKLLKIAVSLGDAETLIQHPATMTHAVVPQENREQMGITDNLLRLSVGLEAKEDIWHDLKQALDKV; encoded by the coding sequence ATGGAGAAGCAATCAAAGCAGCAGTTTGAAACAGAGGTTATTCACCACGGTTATGATGGTACGTTGTATCAGGGAAGCTTGGCACCGCCAATCTTTCAAACTTCTACTTTTTCCTTTCAAACAGCACAACAAGGGGAAAACAGATTTGCTGGTGAAGAGGAAGGATATATTTACTCAAGACTTGGTAATCCAACGGTGAAAATGCTAGAAGATAGAATCGCAGCACTGGAAAATGCGGATGCTGGGCTGGCATTTGGCTCAGGAATGGCAGCAGTTTCTGCTGTATTGATTGGCTTAACGAAAAGTAATGACCATATTCTATGTTCACAAGGAATTTATGGTTGTACTTTTGGATTACTTCAACTAATGAAGAAAAAATATGATGTATCACATAGCTTTTGTACGATGCAAACGGAAGAAGAACTTAGAGAGGCAATTCGTCCAGAAACGACTTGCATTTATGTGGAGACTCCGATTAACCCAACCATGGCATTAATCGATTTAGAAATGGTCGTTTCTATAGCAAAAGAGCACAACATAAAAGTAGTCGTCGACAACACGTTCTGTTCCCCGTACCTCCAAAAGCCAATCGATCTTGGGTGTGATCTTGTCATACACAGTGCAACGAAATATATCGGTGGGCATGGTGATGTGATTGCAGGTTTAATTGCCGGAGATCAAGAAACAATAAGCGAAATTGCGATGACAACCCTAAAGGATATCGGTGGTGTCATGTCGCCATTTGATGCCTGGTTATTAATTCGCGGCTTGAAAACTTTACATGTTCGCCTTGATCGTCATTGTGATAATGCAGAATACATGTTTGAGCAATTAAAAGCGCATGAGGCTGTAGAAAAGGTTTTCTACCCTGGAGACACGAGCAGTAACTCATTCATGATTGCAAAGAAACAGATGAAACGAGGCGGGGGATTAATTTCCTTTACAGTAAAAGGTGGAAAAGAAGAAGCTCAACGTATTCTAAATGAGCTTAAGCTTTTGAAAATAGCAGTGAGCTTAGGAGATGCCGAAACCTTAATTCAGCACCCTGCTACCATGACACACGCGGTGGTACCTCAAGAAAACAGAGAGCAAATGGGGATTACCGACAATCTTCTTCGCTTGTCAGTAGGACTTGAGGCAAAAGAGGATATTTGGCATGACTTAAAACAAGCACTTGATAAAGTGTGA
- a CDS encoding GAF domain-containing protein, giving the protein MFQVENYTGTREENYELVIKQLQALIADEPNVIANLSNASALLNAFLDKVNWVGFYLTDEQKENMLVLGPFQGLPACVRIPFGRGVCGTAASTQETQLVADVHAFPGHIACDAASQSEIVVPMVVEGKFIGVLDIDSPVKDRFDEVDKQYLERFVAVLLQAQ; this is encoded by the coding sequence ATGTTCCAAGTCGAAAATTATACAGGTACGCGAGAAGAAAATTATGAATTAGTGATAAAACAACTACAGGCATTGATTGCGGACGAACCAAACGTTATTGCAAACCTATCTAATGCCTCAGCACTGCTTAATGCTTTTTTAGATAAAGTTAACTGGGTTGGGTTTTACCTTACAGATGAGCAAAAGGAAAACATGCTCGTTCTAGGACCATTTCAAGGACTTCCTGCTTGCGTCCGAATTCCTTTCGGCCGTGGAGTTTGTGGAACGGCTGCATCCACTCAAGAAACGCAGCTAGTTGCGGACGTTCATGCATTCCCAGGTCATATTGCCTGTGACGCTGCCTCCCAATCAGAGATTGTCGTCCCGATGGTGGTAGAGGGGAAATTTATAGGGGTGTTGGATATTGATAGCCCTGTGAAAGACCGTTTCGATGAGGTGGATAAACAGTACTTAGAGCGTTTTGTCGCTGTGCTTTTACAAGCACAATAA
- the refZ gene encoding forespore capture DNA-binding protein RefZ codes for MESTKQRIIDAAVLLFNTKGYDGTSIRELAKKAKVNVSHISYYFDNKVGLQEYLLTSFFDQHVKLLEAEYKKLPNKSATECLLQSVDSVMKFHRENRQLARYVYREITLDTILVREIMSTYLTKEKFYFKAIIDKGNKSKEFHVTSLLQTIMQLKSMISTPFLQSQYLAEVWHIMPYETTAVDQYEEIIKQWLEKTVFRQKVKQIAL; via the coding sequence ATGGAAAGTACAAAGCAACGAATAATTGACGCAGCTGTTTTATTATTTAATACCAAAGGATATGATGGAACATCCATTCGAGAGTTAGCTAAAAAAGCAAAAGTCAATGTTAGCCACATTTCCTATTACTTTGATAACAAAGTGGGCTTACAGGAATATCTGTTAACAAGCTTTTTTGATCAGCATGTCAAATTACTCGAAGCAGAGTATAAAAAGCTGCCGAATAAATCTGCTACAGAGTGTCTTCTTCAAAGTGTAGATAGTGTTATGAAGTTTCATAGAGAAAACCGACAGCTTGCAAGATACGTCTACCGAGAAATTACACTAGATACCATCTTAGTCAGAGAAATTATGTCTACTTATCTGACAAAAGAAAAGTTTTATTTCAAAGCGATAATTGACAAAGGAAATAAAAGCAAAGAATTTCATGTGACGTCTCTGCTGCAAACCATCATGCAGTTGAAAAGTATGATTAGCACGCCATTCCTTCAATCACAATACCTTGCGGAGGTTTGGCATATTATGCCTTATGAAACCACCGCTGTTGATCAATATGAAGAAATCATTAAACAATGGCTTGAAAAAACAGTATTCAGGCAAAAGGTCAAACAAATAGCTCTTTAG
- a CDS encoding diguanylate cyclase, protein MDSNKKVLEIKSRIFDFFLSSTDLTQTTFIIHLQKLLKEELQAIEAKVTLESSLNHHRAAFVYEPSVSYISNSLENVVLPLFDRIEAIGRIDLQFRSPGPLSLNHFADISQELSTIFQHYNQYILKRHEEKQFEALYKITSKFHSAMKIDMILSEVIRLLQQLYEDFSYQLLLTADYDNLDHLPIKKLEFDDSNICAMNAYVTGDVQYENSIKDRRTNIYIPVKGAQGVYGVLQIISLDAAILPEAEIKFIKLVADATGSALENTHLYEQSKKVISDLQIINETSHQLNTNLRLSEVTSFMVQEILDAFQAKEAGFILFKGSGTEVLPGSTPFFHNPNIKEHLLHTKNYLYKDGEPLFLGDLRVHENLSNLPFCSCMIIPVLATNGVKGACVVAHPLPYFFSFEQFKLLQSLIHHSTLAFNNSMLREELEQYVITDYLTKLYSRKYLDEKIGKSMQRDTYGTFILVDIDDFKIVNDTYGHQIGDTILVQVANIIKENIRDTDIGARWGGEELAIYLPKIDLQTGESIINRIIEKIREATNPAVTVSCGLSFWSKETKDTPKELFHRADYALYQAKDRGKNQHCSDLTFC, encoded by the coding sequence ATGGATTCGAATAAAAAAGTGCTAGAAATAAAAAGCAGAATATTTGATTTTTTTCTTTCCTCTACTGATCTTACACAAACAACGTTTATCATACACCTTCAAAAACTTTTGAAAGAGGAACTCCAAGCTATAGAGGCGAAAGTGACGTTAGAAAGTAGCTTGAATCATCATCGTGCTGCATTTGTGTATGAGCCTTCAGTTTCCTACATCAGCAATAGTCTGGAAAATGTGGTATTACCTCTATTTGACAGAATTGAAGCGATTGGAAGAATTGATCTTCAATTTCGTTCTCCTGGACCACTATCGCTAAATCATTTTGCTGACATCTCACAAGAACTCTCCACCATTTTTCAACATTATAATCAATACATATTAAAAAGACACGAGGAAAAGCAATTTGAAGCTTTATACAAAATAACGTCAAAATTTCATTCAGCCATGAAAATTGACATGATTTTAAGCGAGGTTATAAGGCTTCTTCAACAGCTCTATGAAGATTTCTCATATCAATTACTTCTCACAGCGGATTATGATAATTTAGACCATTTGCCAATAAAAAAACTGGAATTTGATGATTCAAATATTTGTGCAATGAACGCCTATGTTACTGGAGATGTTCAGTATGAAAACTCCATAAAAGATAGAAGGACAAACATCTATATCCCAGTTAAAGGGGCACAAGGTGTTTATGGTGTTTTGCAAATTATCTCACTTGATGCAGCCATTCTTCCAGAGGCAGAGATAAAATTCATCAAATTGGTAGCAGATGCTACTGGCTCGGCTTTAGAAAATACCCATTTATACGAACAATCCAAAAAGGTTATTTCTGATTTGCAAATCATTAATGAAACCTCTCATCAATTAAATACCAATCTTCGCTTGTCAGAGGTTACATCCTTTATGGTGCAGGAAATTCTTGATGCATTCCAAGCAAAGGAAGCAGGATTTATTCTTTTTAAGGGAAGTGGAACAGAAGTGCTACCAGGATCAACTCCTTTCTTCCACAATCCGAATATAAAAGAGCATTTATTACACACTAAAAATTATTTGTACAAGGATGGAGAGCCTCTTTTCTTGGGAGATTTACGAGTGCACGAAAACCTTTCTAACCTCCCATTTTGTTCGTGCATGATTATCCCGGTGCTTGCCACAAATGGAGTGAAGGGAGCCTGTGTAGTCGCTCATCCACTGCCGTATTTTTTTAGCTTTGAACAGTTTAAATTGCTGCAGTCCTTGATTCATCATTCTACTCTAGCATTTAACAATTCTATGCTGAGGGAAGAACTAGAGCAGTACGTTATCACCGACTATTTAACGAAACTTTATTCTAGAAAGTACTTGGATGAAAAAATCGGAAAATCCATGCAGCGTGACACCTATGGAACCTTCATTCTCGTGGATATCGATGATTTTAAAATTGTCAATGATACATATGGGCATCAGATTGGTGATACCATTCTTGTTCAGGTAGCTAATATTATCAAAGAAAATATTAGGGACACCGATATTGGAGCTAGGTGGGGAGGCGAAGAACTTGCAATCTACCTGCCGAAAATTGATTTGCAAACAGGAGAAAGCATTATCAACAGAATAATAGAAAAAATTAGAGAAGCTACCAACCCAGCTGTAACTGTATCCTGTGGATTGTCATTTTGGAGTAAAGAAACAAAAGATACCCCAAAAGAGCTGTTTCATCGTGCGGACTATGCCTTATATCAAGCAAAAGACAGAGGCAAAAATCAACACTGCTCTGATTTAACTTTTTGTTAA